DNA from Variovorax sp. V213:
GATGATGAACAGTGGCTGGCCGTATTCAACCGCCTGACCGTTTTCGCCGAGGATCTGGGTGATCGTGCCGGACTTGTCGGCTTCGATTTCGTTGAGGATCTTCATCGCTTCGATGATGCAGATGGTGTCGCCCTCGTTGACCTTGCTGCCGACCTCGACAAAAGCCGGGGCGCCCGGGCTGGACGAGCGGTAGAAGGTACCGACCATCGGCGACTTGACCGCGTGGCCTGCGGGCGCGGCTTCGGGGGCCGGCGCGCTGGCAATCGCGGGCACCGCCGGGGCACCGGCCGCAGGAGCCGGTGCCGGTGCTGCCGCCACGGTTTGCACATACTGCACGGGGGCAGCGCCGCCGCCCTTGACGATGCGAACCTTGCCTTCGGTTTCGGTGATTTCCAGTTCGGAAATATTGGATTCCGACACCAAATCGATCAGTGTCTTGAGTTTGCGCAGATCCATGAGGCTCCAGTGCCGACTTTGCCGGTCATTAGGATGTAACTGGGCTAAAAATCGGTGATTTTTAGCGATTGGCGGCGAATGCCGAGGTGTATCTGATTCTAACCGTGAACCAGTTCACGCCGCCAAGCATCCAAGTCAGCGGGTTCGAGCTTGCCCATTTTACGAGCCGCCACGGTCCCGGCGCCGCTCAGAACGAGTGTGAAAGGCAAACCGCCGCCAGTATTTCCGAGGCTTTTCACCAGTTCCGTTCCCTGCAGGCCAGCCAATCCGGTTGGATAGCTGACGGGTGTTTTCTGGAGGAATTTTCGGACGGCGCTCGGCTGATCGATTGCCAAACCAACAACTTGCCAGCCGTT
Protein-coding regions in this window:
- the accB gene encoding acetyl-CoA carboxylase biotin carboxyl carrier protein, giving the protein MDLRKLKTLIDLVSESNISELEITETEGKVRIVKGGGAAPVQYVQTVAAAPAPAPAAGAPAVPAIASAPAPEAAPAGHAVKSPMVGTFYRSSSPGAPAFVEVGSKVNEGDTICIIEAMKILNEIEADKSGTITQILGENGQAVEYGQPLFIIE